One window of Psychrobacillus sp. FSL H8-0483 genomic DNA carries:
- a CDS encoding chemotaxis protein CheA codes for MDTNQYLEMFIEESKEHLQACNEHLLELEKNPANIAIVNEVFRSAHTLKGMSATMGYEDIANLTHKMENVLDEIRNNRLHVTPDLLDVVFIAVDQLEEMVLDIAAGGTGKLDVAETVQKLHLIETGEEAPVAATTLEKNVSVEITPDSNWLTYDDYELTVIQQSSEQDYQTYEISVKLRDDCLLKAARVYMVFELLEKMGEVIKSSPSVEKLEDEDFDEIFYIAIVTTEPKEDVQKKLMKVSEVTEVLVNSVTIEQLKNRQQEAIDKKQVETNVSEVVEDKNASTEIKPVEGEKSSSPKNQNQGSKTIRVNIERLDILMNLFEELVIDRGRLQSISEDLHNSELDETVERMSRITGDLQNIILNMRMVQVETVFNRFPRMVRQLARDLNKKIKLEVIGAETELDRTVIDEIGDPLVHLIRNSLDHGVESPEIRKANGKPEEGTVILRAFHSGNHVFIEIEDDGAGINRAKVLKKAIAKGIVSAEVAPSMSDKQVAELILSSGFSTADVISDVSGRGVGLDVVKTTIESLGGSIDISSTEGKGSLFSIQLPLTLSIISVMLVELGEEIYAVPLSSIIETAIIRSSDILNAHNQKVIDFRGKVVPLVFLDDVFDVPRESTEEEFHSVVLVRKGDKLAGLVVDSFIGQQEIVLKSLGTYLNSVFAISGATILGNGRVALIVDCNALII; via the coding sequence ATGGATACGAATCAATATTTAGAGATGTTTATAGAAGAGAGCAAGGAACATTTACAAGCTTGTAATGAACATTTATTAGAATTAGAAAAAAATCCAGCAAACATTGCAATTGTTAACGAAGTCTTCCGATCAGCGCATACATTAAAAGGTATGTCAGCAACAATGGGCTACGAAGATATAGCAAACTTAACGCATAAAATGGAAAATGTGTTAGATGAAATAAGAAACAATCGTTTACATGTAACACCTGACTTATTGGACGTTGTTTTTATTGCAGTAGATCAATTAGAAGAAATGGTTTTAGATATCGCTGCAGGTGGTACAGGGAAATTAGACGTAGCAGAAACTGTTCAAAAATTACACTTAATTGAAACGGGAGAAGAAGCTCCAGTCGCAGCAACTACTTTGGAAAAAAATGTTTCAGTAGAAATTACGCCTGACAGTAACTGGTTGACATACGATGATTATGAATTAACTGTTATTCAGCAATCATCTGAACAAGATTATCAAACGTATGAAATTTCTGTGAAATTACGTGATGATTGCTTGTTAAAAGCCGCACGTGTCTATATGGTTTTTGAATTACTTGAGAAAATGGGAGAAGTTATTAAATCTTCTCCTTCCGTTGAGAAATTGGAAGATGAAGATTTTGATGAAATATTCTACATTGCTATAGTTACGACAGAGCCAAAAGAAGATGTGCAAAAGAAATTAATGAAAGTGTCTGAAGTAACAGAAGTACTTGTGAATTCCGTTACAATTGAACAGTTAAAAAATCGTCAACAGGAAGCAATAGACAAAAAACAAGTGGAAACAAATGTTTCAGAAGTAGTCGAGGATAAGAATGCTTCAACTGAAATAAAACCGGTTGAAGGAGAAAAGTCCTCATCCCCTAAGAATCAAAATCAAGGTAGTAAAACAATTCGTGTAAATATTGAACGATTAGATATTTTGATGAATTTATTTGAGGAACTAGTTATTGATCGAGGTCGACTGCAATCTATTTCGGAGGATCTTCATAATAGTGAATTAGATGAAACTGTTGAACGTATGTCACGTATTACCGGTGATCTTCAGAATATTATTCTAAATATGCGAATGGTGCAGGTCGAAACAGTATTCAATCGATTCCCTCGTATGGTGAGACAATTAGCAAGAGATTTAAATAAAAAGATTAAACTTGAAGTCATTGGTGCAGAGACGGAATTAGATCGTACAGTAATTGATGAGATTGGGGATCCGCTTGTTCACCTTATTCGAAATTCTTTAGATCATGGAGTAGAAAGCCCTGAAATTAGGAAAGCGAATGGAAAACCAGAAGAAGGTACTGTTATACTTCGTGCATTTCATAGTGGAAATCATGTCTTTATCGAAATCGAAGATGATGGTGCTGGTATAAACCGCGCAAAAGTATTAAAAAAAGCAATAGCAAAAGGAATTGTTAGCGCCGAAGTTGCTCCTAGCATGAGTGATAAACAAGTTGCAGAACTTATTTTATCTTCGGGGTTCTCTACGGCTGATGTCATTTCAGATGTTTCTGGGAGAGGCGTTGGTTTAGACGTTGTAAAAACAACTATTGAATCTCTTGGAGGATCCATTGATATTTCTTCAACAGAAGGAAAAGGATCATTATTCTCTATTCAATTACCTTTAACACTTTCTATCATTTCGGTTATGTTAGTTGAACTTGGAGAAGAAATTTATGCAGTTCCACTTTCTTCAATCATTGAAACGGCAATTATTCGTTCATCGGATATTTTAAATGCGCACAATCAAAAAGTGATTGATTTCCGTGGGAAAGTAGTTCCTCTAGTATTTTTAGATGATGTTTTTGATGTTCCAAGAGAAAGTACAGAAGAAGAATTCCATTCAGTTGTTCTTGTGCGAAAAGGGGACAAATTAGCAGGATTGGTAGTTGATTCTTTTATTGGTCAACAAGAAATCGTATTGAAATCCCTTGGAACATACTTAAATAGTGTGTTTGCGATATCGGGAGCGACCATTTTAGGAAATGGTAGAGTAGCACTAATCGTTGATTGCAATGCATTGATTATATAA
- a CDS encoding chemotaxis protein CheW: MTEAVVVQNVKVVVFQLADKEYVIPVSHVQGIEKFTHITRVPKTPSYVKGVINLRGVVTPIIDLKNRFGLGESELNESCRIIIISLEDMNVGVIVDSANDVLDIPSDSIEPQPEVVGGLEQDFIAGVAKIDRRLLILLHLNLVLNPIKSGV, encoded by the coding sequence ATGACAGAAGCTGTAGTCGTTCAAAACGTAAAAGTAGTCGTTTTTCAATTAGCAGATAAAGAATATGTCATTCCTGTAAGTCATGTACAAGGAATTGAAAAATTTACTCATATAACGAGAGTGCCTAAAACACCTTCTTATGTTAAAGGAGTTATTAATTTACGAGGGGTAGTTACACCAATAATTGACTTGAAAAATCGTTTTGGACTGGGCGAAAGTGAATTAAATGAATCTTGTAGAATTATTATTATTTCTTTAGAAGATATGAATGTTGGCGTAATTGTGGATTCTGCAAATGATGTATTAGATATACCTTCAGACTCTATAGAACCGCAACCTGAAGTTGTAGGTGGTTTAGAACAAGATTTTATTGCTGGTGTTGCGAAAATAGACCGTCGTTTGTTAATACTACTTCATTTGAATTTAGTGTTAAATCCGATAAAGTCAGGTGTTTAA
- a CDS encoding chemotaxis protein CheC, producing MYEKNITSMHLDVLKEIGNIGAAHAATALSTLLNKKIDMKVPKVEMVSFDEMMDLAGGPESVVAGIYLRIEGDVTGSMFFVLPVEQANRFIQRLIHDESFDFQVGEVSEIGASAMQELGNILSGSYLSALSDFTGLKIYPTVPALSVDMVGAIISFGLVEVSHVSDYVIVIDTALNEEDVPNVESVKGHFFLLPNPESFQAIFNALGVQ from the coding sequence ATGTATGAAAAGAATATAACATCGATGCATCTAGATGTTCTAAAAGAAATTGGTAATATTGGTGCAGCGCATGCAGCGACTGCGTTATCGACATTATTAAACAAAAAAATTGATATGAAAGTCCCTAAAGTAGAAATGGTTTCTTTCGATGAGATGATGGATTTAGCTGGAGGACCCGAGAGTGTTGTCGCTGGTATTTATCTCCGAATAGAGGGGGATGTAACTGGTAGTATGTTTTTTGTATTACCTGTTGAACAAGCAAATCGATTTATTCAACGATTAATTCATGACGAAAGTTTTGATTTTCAAGTGGGAGAAGTTTCTGAAATAGGAGCTTCTGCCATGCAAGAATTAGGAAATATTCTTTCGGGTTCCTATTTGTCCGCTCTTTCTGATTTTACGGGGTTGAAAATTTATCCAACAGTACCAGCCTTAAGTGTTGATATGGTTGGAGCTATTATTAGCTTTGGATTAGTGGAGGTTTCTCACGTTAGCGATTACGTCATTGTCATTGACACTGCACTTAATGAGGAGGACGTGCCGAACGTAGAAAGTGTTAAAGGACATTTCTTCTTATTGCCAAATCCGGAGTCATTTCAAGCTATATTTAATGCACTAGGAGTTCAATAG
- a CDS encoding chemotaxis protein CheD has translation MIGQGQVVKVGIADMNIAKAPDTIRTSGLGSCVGVVLFDERSQIAGLIHVMLPDSSLGRTETINSAKFADTGIPAMIEQLKLEGVQPFKLRAKIAGGAQMFQFSSSRDTMRIGPRNVEAVKEYLKKYSIPIVSEDTGGNSGRTIEFNPATNLLNIRTVNQGVRDI, from the coding sequence ATGATTGGACAAGGTCAAGTAGTGAAAGTTGGAATTGCAGATATGAATATTGCAAAGGCTCCGGATACTATTCGGACTTCTGGACTTGGTTCATGTGTTGGGGTCGTACTGTTTGATGAACGATCGCAAATAGCAGGGTTAATTCATGTCATGTTGCCAGATTCTAGCCTAGGAAGAACAGAAACGATTAATAGTGCAAAATTTGCAGATACAGGAATTCCTGCAATGATAGAACAACTAAAATTAGAAGGCGTTCAACCTTTTAAATTACGTGCAAAAATTGCTGGAGGCGCTCAAATGTTCCAGTTTTCTTCAAGCAGAGACACGATGCGTATTGGTCCAAGAAATGTCGAGGCTGTAAAGGAGTACTTAAAAAAATATTCCATACCGATTGTTTCAGAAGATACAGGTGGAAATAGTGGGAGAACGATTGAGTTTAACCCCGCTACTAATCTGCTAAACATTCGGACGGTGAACCAAGGAGTGAGAGATATTTAA
- a CDS encoding FliA/WhiG family RNA polymerase sigma factor produces the protein MAKQNSTEEQLLWKQWSESKDPQAGDLLLRKYTPLVTYHVQRIGASIPKNISRDELKSLGMMGLFDALNKFDYSRDLKFDTYASFRVRGAIIDGLRKEDWLPRSSREKAKKLDSKIEELEQKLMRHATAEEISNFIEIPIEEVYQTVQEHFFSNVLSMDEQIQENDELESKSFVIRDDSQITPEQQMVKQELLHDLASQIQMLNENEQLVLSLFYTEELTLTVIGEMLGLSTSRISQIHSKALFKLRKLLVNEMINT, from the coding sequence GTGGCAAAACAAAATTCGACAGAGGAACAGCTCCTTTGGAAGCAATGGAGTGAAAGCAAAGATCCTCAAGCTGGAGATTTACTTCTACGTAAATATACTCCCCTTGTTACTTATCACGTTCAACGTATCGGTGCAAGTATCCCTAAAAATATATCAAGAGACGAACTTAAAAGCCTTGGAATGATGGGCTTATTTGATGCGTTAAACAAGTTTGATTATTCACGAGACTTAAAATTCGATACGTATGCTTCATTCCGAGTTAGAGGAGCAATTATAGATGGATTAAGAAAAGAAGATTGGTTACCAAGGTCTTCTCGTGAGAAAGCGAAAAAACTAGATTCCAAAATAGAAGAATTAGAACAAAAACTAATGAGGCATGCCACCGCTGAAGAAATTTCTAATTTTATTGAAATACCAATAGAGGAAGTTTACCAAACAGTCCAAGAACACTTCTTTTCGAACGTCCTATCCATGGATGAACAAATACAAGAAAATGATGAATTGGAAAGCAAGTCGTTTGTAATAAGAGATGATTCTCAAATAACCCCTGAACAACAGATGGTAAAACAAGAATTACTCCATGATCTTGCAAGTCAAATCCAAATGTTGAATGAAAATGAACAACTAGTTTTAAGTTTATTTTATACTGAAGAGTTAACATTGACAGTAATTGGTGAAATGCTTGGTTTGTCTACTTCAAGAATTTCGCAAATCCATTCAAAGGCTTTATTTAAGCTTCGTAAACTATTAGTGAATGAAATGATAAATACATAA
- a CDS encoding RNA polymerase subunit sigma yields the protein MSLKGVELQIAIPKTFDAGKVADQLQQQSSIHQSNAQAASEKQLEKNRETVIKSNSAEEASLEDREREQAEQERKKREKKEQEMKETKHPFKGNFVDFSG from the coding sequence ATGAGTTTGAAAGGTGTTGAACTTCAAATTGCAATACCTAAAACGTTCGATGCTGGAAAGGTAGCAGATCAGCTCCAACAACAAAGTTCCATTCATCAATCTAATGCACAAGCAGCCTCAGAAAAACAGTTAGAAAAGAATAGAGAAACAGTTATAAAATCAAATAGTGCTGAGGAAGCTAGTCTTGAGGATCGTGAAAGAGAGCAAGCAGAACAAGAGCGGAAAAAAAGAGAAAAAAAAGAACAAGAAATGAAAGAGACAAAGCATCCTTTTAAAGGGAATTTTGTGGATTTTAGTGGATAG
- the rpsB gene encoding 30S ribosomal protein S2, protein MSVISMKQLLEAGVHFGHQTRRWNPKMKKFIFVERNGIYIIDLQKTVKKLEEAYDFMRQVGQDGGKVLFVGTKKQAQEAIKDEAERSGNYYINQRWLGGTLTNFGTIQKRVSRLKAIEKMEEDGTFSVLPKKEVVQLKKEHERLVKFLGGIRDMKAIPDVMFVVDPRKERIAVAEARKLNIPLVGIVDTNCDPDEIDYVIPANDDAIRAVKLLTAKMADALLEARQGEDEVAPADVAAE, encoded by the coding sequence ATGTCAGTAATCTCTATGAAACAATTACTTGAGGCTGGTGTACACTTCGGTCACCAAACTCGCCGTTGGAATCCAAAAATGAAAAAATTCATTTTTGTTGAGCGTAACGGAATCTACATCATCGATCTTCAAAAAACGGTGAAAAAATTAGAAGAAGCATATGACTTCATGCGTCAAGTAGGTCAAGACGGTGGGAAAGTTCTTTTCGTTGGAACTAAAAAACAAGCTCAAGAAGCTATTAAAGACGAAGCTGAGCGTTCAGGTAACTACTACATCAACCAACGTTGGTTAGGTGGTACTTTAACAAACTTCGGTACTATTCAAAAACGTGTATCTCGTCTAAAAGCTATCGAAAAAATGGAAGAAGACGGTACTTTCTCTGTACTTCCTAAAAAAGAAGTTGTTCAACTTAAAAAAGAACACGAACGTCTAGTTAAATTCTTAGGCGGTATCCGCGATATGAAAGCTATTCCGGATGTAATGTTCGTTGTTGACCCTCGTAAAGAGCGTATTGCTGTAGCAGAAGCTCGTAAACTTAACATTCCATTAGTAGGAATCGTTGATACAAACTGTGATCCAGATGAAATCGACTATGTAATTCCTGCAAATGATGATGCAATTCGTGCGGTTAAATTATTAACAGCTAAAATGGCGGATGCATTACTTGAAGCAAGACAAGGTGAAGACGAAGTAGCTCCAGCTGATGTTGCTGCTGAGTAA
- the tsf gene encoding translation elongation factor Ts: MAVTAQMVKELREKTGAGMMDCKKALVQTDGNLEAAIDFLREKGLSSAAKKADRIAAEGTTFISVEGNKAVLLEMNAETDFVSKNEAFQQLVQQVATHLLATEPASLEEALASTIEGDLTVENVISNAIAKIGEKITLRRFVIETKTDADAFGPYLHMGGRIGVLTVIEGTTDTQAAKDVAMHIAALNPAYISRDEVSAEAVEHERKILTEQALNEGKPENIVAKMVEGRLGKYFEDVCLLDQSFVKNPDQKVRVFVESTGGSLKSFTRYAVGEGIEKREDNFAEEVMSQVKGN, from the coding sequence ATGGCAGTTACAGCTCAGATGGTAAAAGAATTGCGCGAAAAAACTGGCGCAGGTATGATGGATTGTAAAAAAGCATTAGTTCAAACAGATGGTAATTTAGAAGCAGCGATTGATTTTTTACGTGAAAAAGGTCTTTCTTCTGCAGCTAAAAAAGCAGATCGTATCGCAGCTGAAGGTACAACTTTCATTTCAGTTGAAGGAAACAAAGCTGTATTATTAGAAATGAATGCAGAAACAGATTTCGTTTCTAAAAACGAAGCATTCCAACAATTAGTACAACAAGTTGCTACTCATTTATTAGCAACTGAACCGGCTTCATTAGAAGAGGCACTAGCTTCAACAATCGAAGGCGATCTAACAGTAGAAAACGTTATTTCAAATGCAATTGCTAAAATTGGAGAAAAAATAACACTTCGTCGTTTCGTAATTGAAACAAAAACAGATGCTGATGCATTTGGTCCTTACCTACACATGGGTGGGCGCATTGGTGTTCTTACAGTTATTGAAGGTACTACTGATACTCAAGCAGCGAAAGACGTTGCAATGCATATTGCAGCATTAAACCCTGCTTATATCTCTCGTGATGAAGTATCTGCTGAAGCAGTAGAACATGAGCGTAAAATATTAACGGAACAAGCTTTAAACGAAGGTAAACCTGAAAATATCGTTGCAAAAATGGTAGAAGGTCGCCTTGGAAAATATTTCGAAGATGTGTGCTTACTTGACCAATCTTTTGTTAAAAATCCAGATCAAAAAGTTCGCGTATTCGTTGAATCTACTGGTGGAAGCTTGAAATCATTCACTCGCTATGCTGTTGGTGAAGGTATTGAAAAACGCGAAGATAACTTTGCTGAAGAAGTAATGAGCCAAGTTAAAGGTAACTAA
- the pyrH gene encoding UMP kinase, whose product MSNPQYKRIVLKLSGEALAGEQGFGLSPEIIKSVAEQVKEVVDLGVEVAVVVGGGNIWRGKVGSEMGMDRATADYMGMLATVMNSLALQDSLEKSGIETRVQTSIEMRQVAEPYIRRRAIRHLEKKRVVIFAAGTGNPYFSTDTTAALRAAEIEADVILMAKNNVDGVYSADPRTDKTAVKYDELSFIEVIQQGLQVMDSTASTLCMDNDIALIVFSIMENGNIKKAVLGETIGTVVRRNS is encoded by the coding sequence ATGAGCAACCCACAATACAAAAGAATTGTTTTAAAACTGAGTGGCGAAGCGTTAGCTGGAGAACAAGGTTTCGGATTATCTCCTGAAATAATTAAGTCTGTAGCAGAACAAGTGAAAGAAGTAGTGGACCTTGGTGTCGAAGTCGCAGTAGTTGTAGGCGGAGGAAATATTTGGCGAGGAAAAGTAGGCAGTGAAATGGGCATGGATCGTGCTACAGCTGACTACATGGGAATGCTTGCTACAGTAATGAATTCTCTTGCTTTACAAGACTCACTTGAAAAATCAGGAATTGAAACGCGTGTTCAAACATCCATCGAAATGCGACAAGTGGCTGAGCCTTACATACGTAGAAGAGCAATCCGCCACTTAGAAAAGAAGCGAGTAGTTATTTTTGCGGCAGGAACAGGAAATCCATACTTCTCGACAGATACAACAGCGGCTCTTAGAGCAGCTGAGATTGAAGCAGATGTCATTTTGATGGCTAAAAACAATGTAGATGGCGTATATTCAGCTGATCCAAGAACCGATAAAACAGCAGTTAAATACGACGAACTTTCATTTATTGAAGTTATTCAACAAGGGTTACAAGTGATGGATTCAACAGCGTCTACTTTATGTATGGACAATGATATCGCACTTATTGTATTCTCAATAATGGAAAATGGAAACATTAAAAAGGCTGTTCTAGGGGAGACAATAGGTACAGTCGTTAGGAGGAATTCATAA
- the frr gene encoding ribosome recycling factor has product MPKQVIEQTKDKMSKSIQVYSRELASIRAGRANASLLDKISIDYYGAPTPINQMAGIATPEARLITIQPYDKSVLGDIEKAIMKSDLGITPTNDGSIIRIAIPALTEERRKDLVKQVKKEAEEAKVNIRNVRRDGNDDLKKLEKSGAITEDELRNYAEEIQKLTDSNIEKIDAITKDKEKEILEV; this is encoded by the coding sequence ATGCCGAAACAAGTAATTGAGCAAACCAAAGATAAGATGTCCAAATCGATTCAAGTTTATAGCAGAGAACTTGCTTCAATTCGAGCTGGTCGTGCTAATGCATCATTGCTTGACAAAATTTCTATTGATTACTATGGTGCTCCAACACCAATCAATCAAATGGCAGGTATTGCAACTCCAGAAGCTCGATTAATCACAATCCAGCCTTACGATAAGTCAGTTCTTGGTGATATCGAAAAAGCGATTATGAAGTCAGATTTAGGAATTACCCCTACTAATGATGGATCAATCATTCGTATTGCTATTCCTGCTCTAACGGAAGAACGTCGTAAAGACTTAGTAAAACAAGTAAAAAAAGAAGCAGAAGAAGCTAAAGTTAATATTCGCAATGTTCGTCGTGATGGTAATGATGACCTTAAAAAGTTAGAAAAATCCGGTGCTATCACAGAAGATGAATTAAGAAACTATGCGGAAGAGATTCAAAAACTTACGGACTCTAATATTGAAAAAATCGATGCAATTACAAAAGATAAAGAAAAAGAAATTTTAGAAGTATAA
- a CDS encoding isoprenyl transferase produces MLKKLIRKNEKTISIHVNDRKEKAQQEQLPGHIAIIMDGNGRWAKKRSLPRVAGHHEGMKTVKKITRFANEVGIKTLTLYAFSTENWKRPKIEVEFLMRLPEEFLATYLPELIEQNVQVQMMGNIELLPEHTKRAVKRAMEQTASNDGLILNFALNYGSRDEIVQAVQKIAQEVQEGKISADTISEDLLNNYLMTKNLTEPDLLIRTSGEVRLSNFMLWQLAYTEFWFTDTLWPDFDEACLMDAIESYQKRNRRYGGLKGEEVN; encoded by the coding sequence ATGCTGAAAAAACTTATTCGTAAGAATGAAAAAACGATAAGTATACATGTAAATGATCGAAAAGAAAAAGCCCAACAAGAACAATTACCGGGCCATATAGCAATTATTATGGACGGGAATGGTAGATGGGCTAAAAAAAGGTCCTTACCACGTGTAGCAGGTCATCATGAAGGAATGAAGACAGTAAAGAAAATAACTCGATTTGCAAATGAAGTAGGTATAAAAACATTAACGTTGTATGCTTTTTCTACTGAAAATTGGAAAAGACCTAAAATAGAAGTAGAATTTTTAATGCGCTTACCAGAAGAATTTCTAGCAACGTATTTACCTGAGCTAATTGAGCAAAATGTTCAAGTTCAAATGATGGGAAATATTGAATTGCTCCCGGAGCATACGAAAAGAGCCGTTAAACGAGCAATGGAGCAAACCGCGAGTAATGATGGTTTAATATTAAATTTTGCTTTGAACTATGGAAGCAGAGATGAGATAGTTCAAGCGGTGCAAAAAATAGCGCAAGAAGTCCAAGAAGGAAAAATTTCTGCAGATACAATCTCTGAGGACTTGTTGAATAATTATTTAATGACAAAAAATTTAACAGAGCCGGATTTATTGATACGTACAAGTGGTGAAGTTCGTTTAAGTAACTTTATGCTTTGGCAACTTGCGTATACAGAATTTTGGTTTACAGATACATTATGGCCAGATTTTGACGAAGCTTGTCTTATGGATGCGATTGAAAGTTATCAAAAGAGGAATCGAAGATATGGTGGTCTTAAGGGGGAAGAAGTTAATTGA
- a CDS encoding phosphatidate cytidylyltransferase: MKQRIITGAIALALFLPIVLLGGPVFTILIYIIAAVGLNEMLRMKGIQLFSFAGIVSLLLLFMLLLPSSITKDVLEVTGHTKLEWIFVAVFLLLIYTVLVKNQFTFDDAAFVILGTLYVGVGFYYFIETRNIGLSYVIFALLVVWTTDSGAYFTGRKIGKRKLWPEISPNKTVEGFVGGIIWALVTAFIIQWISPLTSSYLVLIGITIAASIFGQLGDLVESAIKRHYNVKDSGNLLPGHGGILDRFDSLLFVIPLLHFLHFL, from the coding sequence TTGAAACAACGAATAATAACAGGTGCTATTGCTTTAGCGCTTTTTCTTCCAATTGTGCTGTTAGGAGGACCTGTATTTACAATTCTTATTTACATAATAGCAGCAGTTGGATTAAATGAAATGTTGCGAATGAAGGGAATACAGTTATTTTCATTTGCTGGTATTGTATCATTGTTACTTTTATTTATGCTTTTATTGCCTTCATCTATTACGAAGGACGTATTAGAAGTAACAGGCCATACGAAGCTGGAATGGATATTTGTTGCTGTTTTTCTATTACTTATTTATACCGTATTAGTAAAAAATCAGTTTACGTTTGATGATGCAGCATTTGTTATTTTGGGTACCTTGTACGTTGGGGTTGGATTCTATTATTTCATAGAAACAAGGAATATTGGATTATCGTATGTAATTTTTGCGTTATTAGTAGTTTGGACAACTGATTCAGGCGCTTATTTTACGGGCAGAAAAATTGGTAAACGTAAGCTTTGGCCAGAAATCTCGCCAAATAAAACAGTCGAGGGATTTGTAGGTGGAATTATTTGGGCGCTAGTTACAGCTTTTATTATTCAATGGATTAGCCCTCTCACTTCTTCTTATTTAGTATTAATAGGAATAACAATTGCTGCGTCTATTTTTGGCCAGTTAGGTGACTTAGTAGAGTCCGCGATAAAAAGACATTATAATGTAAAAGATTCAGGTAATTTATTGCCGGGACATGGTGGGATTTTAGATCGTTTTGACAGTCTTCTTTTTGTCATACCATTACTTCACTTTTTACATTTCTTATAA
- the dxr gene encoding 1-deoxy-D-xylulose-5-phosphate reductoisomerase, producing the protein MTKRISLLGATGSIGIQTLDIIKEHPSQFQLVACSAGRNLEETRKILNDFSVEVVSVLHEEDARQLQKDFPKVEVVFGDEGLVQVAAHTNADVLVNAVLGSVGLNPTLEAIKKGITIAIANKETLVTAGHLVMQAAKENNVPILPVDSEHSALFQAMNGEKKSEIAKLIITASGGSFRDRSREELKNVTVKDALNHPNWSMGSKITIDSATMMNKGLEVIEARVLFDISYDDIEVLLHRESIIHSMIEFKDTSVIAQLGTPDMRVPIQYALSYPNRLSRGNASRLNLAEIGKLHFEEMDYERYHALKLAIDAGRAGGTMTTVLNAANEAAVALFLQEKIGFLMIDELIERAMDEHQVISSPDLETILHVDAQTRKSVQNMIK; encoded by the coding sequence ATGACAAAAAGAATAAGCTTATTAGGAGCAACTGGTTCTATTGGAATTCAAACGTTGGATATTATAAAAGAACATCCATCACAATTTCAATTAGTTGCATGCTCAGCAGGTAGAAATTTAGAAGAGACTAGAAAGATTCTAAATGATTTTTCTGTAGAAGTTGTATCTGTTTTACATGAGGAAGATGCTCGACAACTTCAAAAAGATTTTCCAAAAGTAGAAGTAGTTTTTGGGGATGAAGGTTTAGTGCAAGTTGCTGCACATACAAATGCGGATGTACTTGTAAATGCAGTACTTGGAAGTGTAGGATTAAACCCAACATTAGAAGCAATAAAAAAAGGAATTACGATTGCTATTGCAAATAAAGAAACGTTGGTAACAGCTGGTCATTTAGTGATGCAAGCAGCAAAAGAAAACAATGTCCCTATACTTCCTGTCGATAGTGAGCACTCTGCACTTTTCCAAGCAATGAATGGAGAAAAGAAATCGGAAATTGCAAAACTAATTATTACAGCATCTGGTGGAAGTTTTCGAGATCGATCGCGAGAAGAGCTAAAAAATGTTACGGTAAAAGATGCATTAAATCATCCAAATTGGTCGATGGGTTCTAAAATTACAATTGATTCTGCAACGATGATGAATAAGGGATTAGAAGTTATTGAAGCTCGCGTATTGTTTGATATTTCATATGATGATATCGAGGTGTTGCTACATCGGGAAAGTATCATTCATTCCATGATTGAATTTAAAGATACGAGTGTTATCGCCCAATTAGGTACTCCTGATATGCGAGTACCAATTCAATACGCTTTATCCTATCCAAATCGTTTATCTCGTGGGAATGCATCTCGTTTAAATTTAGCAGAGATTGGCAAACTACATTTTGAAGAGATGGATTACGAGAGATATCATGCGCTGAAGCTAGCTATTGATGCAGGAAGAGCGGGTGGAACGATGACAACCGTATTAAATGCAGCAAATGAAGCAGCAGTTGCATTATTTCTACAAGAGAAAATTGGCTTCTTAATGATAGATGAGCTAATTGAACGTGCAATGGATGAACATCAGGTTATTTCAAGTCCAGATTTAGAAACAATATTACATGTAGATGCTCAGACGAGAAAAAGCGTTCAAAACATGATAAAATGA